One genomic region from Neospora caninum Liverpool complete genome, chromosome V encodes:
- a CDS encoding putative 3'5'-cyclic nucleotide phosphodiesterase, with amino-acid sequence MRTSQVDDDDSVTADRRSTVSMSSLPPTSLGVIPEDAGGLGETGGTGTGAGLPLPSCCSDGAARVASQGGEEPLGTFHMWKRLILKTLSGGQTPPQAPDRRSSSVTQLATPPGKTSSVISSGSPDVNNLWSRQSGRSSFSHPESVSSNLGRCFDISTTHYNRKHAEAEEKERILSCLALALPPMRMVKMFGLTVNKTYYASEIGWTTIMPFVLFSAILGGVEWPKFALITLVESISVVIAVSFLPTTLSPCSRVPLQVINFVAMIIANFTVRRLEIYRRLRYLEYRFAAGQLRCFEDEAARFIKATPVEDAFYCIKESEIKLSFFDEHAATDPYLFYREDRPSPLPAEPDADQGVVGESRPSGAEGAATLGEYNLSISESGGENAENIASIKRRQKNRGTSDRTPEAAGDSMPIPEPVLFQREASPVPVKSNKRRRHSTDARRMQGENRNEDYDKFGDALACAFGITGSQLRAKTRLGRINQSRPRKISFSSLGAANLPTEEKHKDEHLSVATIETIDDRLLGLVARVGEDWDLNMFELCEQSNRMTLMATGFRLQQYRHNPYHNEQHGAAVAHMMVFLLRACHVWTMFKPLHQTAIIVAALVHDVGHFGMNNNYVVNSGHPLAITYNDRSVLENFHSALAFRIMTMHGTEVFDVAETFSSEDKRDFRKYIIELVLETDIFFHYKFIGRFRLRRPMSSFFKLLGERGTHSTNDQNNAPPLSFPTKTRTDLDEASEEDIKDLNLLAKACIRGADVG; translated from the exons ATGCGAACTTCTCAAGTAGACGACGATGACTCGGTCACTGCAGATCGCCGATCGACTGTTTCCATGTCGAGTCTTCCTCCTACCTCTCTGGGGGTCATTCCAGAGGACGCGGGAGGGCTTGGAGAGACTGGGGGTACAGGGACGGGAGCCGGTCTCCCGCTGCCGTCTTGCTGTTCCGATGGAGCTGCCAGGGTTGCTTCACAAGGAGGCGAGGAACCCCTAGGGACCTTCCACATGTGGAAGCGATTAATTCTGAAGACATTGTCAGGAGGTCAAACCCCCCCCCAAGCCCCTGACAGGCGCTCCTCTTCTGTGACCCAGTTGGCGACGCCTCCGGGAAAGACTTCTAGCGTAATCAGCTCAGGCTCACCAGATGTGAACAACCTGTGGAGCCGGCAGTCAGGACGGTCTTCGTTCTCTCATCCAGAGTCTGTGTCTAGTAACTTAGGCCGGTGCTTTGACATCTCTACTACTCATTACAACCGAAAACAtgcggaggcggaagaaaaggaacg GATCCTCTCATGCTTGGCACTAGCATTGCCTC CCATGCGCATGGTCAAGATGTTCGGCCTCACAGTAAACAAGACGTATTATGCCAGCGAGATAGGCTGGACGACGATCATGCCGTTCGTTCTGTTCTCGGCAATCCTGGGCGGCGTCGAGTGGCCAAAGTTTGCGCTCATCACCCTCGTTGAGTCCATCTCTGTTGTGATCGCCGTTTCTTTTCTACCAACAACATTAAGTCCCT GCAGCAGAGTCCCCCTACAAGTAATCAACTTCGTCGCGATGATTATCGCCAATTTCACGGTGCGGCGCCTGGAGATATACAGACGACTGCGATACCTGGAATATCGATTT GCGGCTGGGCAACTCCGATGcttcgaggacgaggcggcaCGATTCATCAAGGCGACACCGGTGGAAGACGCCTTCTACTGCATCAAAGAATCAGAG ATCAAGTTGTCTTTTTTCGACGAGCATGCTGCAACGGATCCATACCTCTTCTATCGGGAGGACAGACCTTCCCCGTTACCCGCCGAGCCTGACGCCGATCAGGGGGTTGTCGGAGAGAGCCGACCTAGTGGGGCCGAAGGAGCTGCAACTCTGGGAGAATATAATCTATCGATATCCG AATCTGGTGGTGAAAATGCAGAAAACATAGCATCAATaaaaaggaggcagaagaatAGAGGAACATCAGACCGGACCCCCGAAGCTGCAGGTGATAGCATGCCAATTCCCGAACCAGTGCTcttccagagagaggcgtctcCTGTACCCGTCAAGTCGAACAAACGGAGGCGCCATTCCACTGATGCACGACGCATGcaaggagaaaacagaaatgAAGATTATGA CAAGTTTGGGGATGCGCTCGCATGTGCATTTGGAATTACGGGATCTCAACTGCGAGCAAAAACGCGTCTAGGCAGGATTAACCAGTCGCGACCAAGAAAGATaagtttctcttcgctcggAGCGGCAAATCTACCaactgaagaaaaacacaaggACGAACATCTCTCCGTTGCCACCATCGAAACCATTGACGATCGCCTCCTTGGCTTGGTTGCGCGTGTTGGAGAAGACTGGGACTTGAATATGTTTGAGCTGTGCGAGCAATCCAACAGAATGACATTGATGGCAACAGGATTTCGCCTACAGCA GTACAGGCACAACCCCTACCACAATGAACAGCATGGCGCAGCGGTGGCGCACATGAtggttttccttcttcgtgctTGCCACGTTTGGACCAT GTTCAAGCCTCTGCACCAGACAGCCATCATTGTCGCGGCTCTTGTGCACGACGTCGGACACTTCGGCATGAACAATAATTACGTGGTGAACAGCGGGCATCCTCTTGCGATCACCTACAATGACCGA TCTGTCTTGGAAAACTTCCATTCCGCTCTGGCGTTCCGAATAATGACCATGCACGGCACTGAAGTATTCGACGTTGCGGAAACATTTTCGTCGGAGGACAAGCGC GATTTCCGGAAATACATTATCGAACTCGTCTTGGAGACCGACATTTTCTTTCACTATAAGTTCATTGGCCGGTTCCGTCTACGGCGACCGATGTCGTCATTTTTCAAGCTCttgggagaaagaggcaccCATTCAACCAACGACCAGAATAATGCCCCTCCCTTGAGTTTCCCGACGAAAACCCGAACTGATCTCGACGAGGCGTCCGAGGAAGATATCAAGGACCTCAATCTACTGGCCAAGGCTTGCATCCGAGGTGCCGATGTAGGGTGA
- a CDS encoding putative ribonuclease H, which translates to MGREKGGPRTLANEGRTISGGGADASPCFYAIKSGPATRIITTSREDAQTLFTLFLNAGRSASAGENAPLATQPRQERGAVAAEEGRVSPSCSGREERDTKHQGVPLVADANIDTRGEGAPSREPTGRLEGQSETRFPPRLSPCEVRTPGAPSRPALSPAPLVFSQCASRPSSDAVAPSALSSASPLRPPLSSTACGEPSTQATHAGDACGARPGPADEIASGRGVDEATKPPGSAEALGATEGNKLKEGQRNGARGEDVRATPGGASFSWEIVRKASLCEALHWVAASFAADASEGEGREPGEREQPGETGGPARRADGDRKAPRAFAERRAATSGKLDEAPHARSAFLASGDVSSFPETGAQRGRRGGTLASQGGLSRKKRKLWTGLDDRPGALSISPEPHAGLRDVKEEARRPESSPSSAKTGDAASPADAASEERIVYIYTDGACRANGRGRQAKGGVGVFFGDGDPRNVSRRLAGQPQTNQRAELHAILDALLLLQAWEEGGRGFWSREPSDAARSPRPGLDLRPAGRGADQTPSPPLPGKALSPGSALTRNGSPSVSVQGGSGGQLASGGPPAASPEASLERGPSPSLEQRDSLFFAMDDPIDVRICTDSVYAVRCVTEWVSAWKANGWRTSAGTEVRNRDLIVKIHELLESRKRGSARFSVPRNATLQLQSPEGEQETGGNAESGLAQAWGGRGTVEFMLVRGHSGNYGNEKADELACQGATLPSEGEDENAG; encoded by the coding sequence AtgggaagggagaaaggcggtcCACGGACCCTGGCCAACGAAGGCCGGACCATaagcggaggcggcgcggacgcgtctccgtgcTTTTATGCAATTAAATCCGGCCCAGCCACGCGCATCATCACGACCTCCCGTGAAGACGCCCAGACCCTGTTTACGCTGTTTTTGAACGCAGGCCGCTCCGCCTCAGCGGGCGAAAATGCTCCGCTCGCCACGCAGCCCCGGCAAGAGCGGGGGGCTGTGGCCGCCGAGGAGGGACGTGTCTCTCCAAGCTGCAGTGGacgtgaagagagagacacaaaacacCAAGGAGTTCCTCTCGTCGCGGACGCAAACATAGacacgcgaggcgaaggcgccccTTCACGAGAGCCGACCGGCCGCCTCGAGGGACAAAGCGAGACACGTTTCccgccgcgcctgtctccttgtgAGGTGCGTACCCCGGGCGCTCCCTCGAGGCCTGCGTTGTCTCCCGCCCCTCTGGTCTTCTCCCAGTGTGCTTCGCGGCCGTCTTCGGACGCCGTTGCTCCGtccgcgctctcctctgcgtctccgctccgtcctcctctctcttccacagCCTGTGGAGAGCCCAGCACACAGGCGACgcacgcaggcgacgcgtgcgGCGCGCGTCCCGGACCTGCAGACGAGATCGCCAGTGGGCGGGGCGTGGACGAGGCGACTAAACCGCCAGGGAGCGCAGAGGCTCTGGGCGCGACTGAAGGCAACAAGCTCAAGGAGGGACAGCGGAACGGAgcacgaggagaggacgTTCGGGCGACACCTGGCGGCGCCAGTTTCTCGTGGGAAATCGTGAGGAAGGCGTCGCTGTGCGAGGCGCTTCACTGGGTCGCGGCTTCGTTCGCAGCTGACGCGTCGGAGGGCGAAGGGCGGGAACCAGGAGAACGCGAACAGCCTGGGGAGACGGGAGGTCCCGCGCGTCGggcggacggagacaggaaggcgcctcgggcctttgcagagagacgcgcggcgacgTCGGGAAAGCTGGATGAAGCGCCGCACGCGAGGAGTGCGTTTCTTGCCTCGGGCgatgtctcttcttttccggagacaggggcgcagagaggaaggcgcggggGTACGTTGGCCTCCCAAGGCGGCCTGTcccggaagaagcggaaactgTGGACGGGGTTGGACGACCGTCCAGGAGCTCTGTCCATTTCTCCGGAGCCTCACGCAGGCCTGCGAGACGtgaaagaggaggcgagacggccgGAGAGCTCACCCAGTTCTGCAAAGACAGGGGACGCCGCGAGTCCGGCAGACGCCGCATCGGAAGAGCGGATCGTGTACATTTACACAGACGGCGCGTGTCGAGCGAATGGACGCGGACGGCAAGCAAAGGGCGGGGTGGGCGTTTTCTTTGGAGACGGCGACCCGCGAAACGTCTCGCGGAGGCTCGCTGGGCAGCCGCAGACGAATCAACGCGCCGAGCTTCACGCGATTCTCGATGCGCTGCTTCTCCTGCAGGCctgggaagaaggcggccgAGGCTTCTGGAGTCGAGAGCCGAGCGACGCAGCCCGGTCGCCTCGGCCTGGCCTGGATCTGAGACCCGCCGGACGCGGAGCAGACCAGactccttcgcctcctttgCCGGGAAAAGCGCTGTCGCCGGGGAGTGCGCTGACGCGGAACGGTTCGCCTTCGGTCTCCGTGCAGGGAGGGAGTGGCGGTCAGCTGGCCTCGGGAGGGCCGCCGGCCGCCTCGCCGGAGGCCAGCCTCGAGCGGGGACCGAGTCCGAGTTtggagcagagagactctctgtttttcgccaTGGACGACCCGATCGACGTGCGCATTTGCACTGACAGTGTGTACGCCGTCCGGTGTGTGACGGAGTGGGTCAGCGCGTGGAAAGCGAACGGATGGCGAACGTCGGCCGGCACCGAAGTGAGGAACCGAGATCTCATTGTGAAGATCCACGAACTGTTGGAGAGTCGAAAGCGGGGGAGTGCGCGCTTCTCCGTGCCTCGGAATGCAACGCTGCAGCTGCAAAGCCCAGAGGGTGAACAGGAAACGGGCGGGAACGCGGAGTCCGGCCTCGCGCAGGCCTGGGGTGGCCGAGGGACTGTCGAGTTCATGCTAGTCAGAGGCCACAGCGGAAACTACGGCAACGAAAAGGCCGACGAACTCGCGTGCCAAGGCGCGACTCTCCCCTctgagggcgaagacgaaaacgccgGATAG